The Microcystis aeruginosa NIES-843 sequence TTGATAACCAAATTAAAGCAGCTCTAAAGAGTTTTGAGTTAAAAGTTAAACTTCAAGTTTTCATTCAGGACAAATGTACTGATTAACTAATTTTTTGGGGAAAATTAGTTAACCCATCATTATAACATATAATTAATTTGCAAGAGTTCTATTCAAGATTGCCTGATTAAAATTGGTACTTTTTAAGGTGGCTCCTGTAAAATCCGCCTCGGTTAAATTGGCTTGAAAAAAGGAGGTGCCACCAATGGCAGCAAAGGCTATCACAATTTTACGCAACCAAGGATCGCGGTGTTCTTGTTTAAGGGTCAGCCAACCGAGCCAACAGAAAAATAATGTCAAGGCTACGGCTACGGCTCCGGCTACGGCTCCGGCTCCGGCTAGGGCTACGGCTCCGGCTCCGGCTCCGGCTCCGGCTCCGGCTAGGGCTACGGCTCCGGCTCCGGCTAGGGCTACGGCTACGGCTCCGGCTACGGCTCCGGCTACGGCTACGGCTACGGCTCCGGCTACGGCTACGGCTACGGCTAGGGCTACGGCTAGGGCTACGGCTCCGGCTACGGCTCCGGCTACGGCTAGGGCTACGGCTCCGGCTACGGCTACGGCTCCGGCTCCGGCTACGGCTCCGGCTACGGCTACGGCTCCGGCTCCGGCTCCGGCTACGGCTCCGGCTCCGGCTCCGGCTACGGCTAGGGCTACGGCTACGGCTACGGCTCCGGCCAAAATATTTTTACGCCAAGTGACAGCGCAAAAACAGATGAGAAGAATTAAGATTGACCAACGAATAACTTGGTTTTGTGTACTGGATGAATCAAAAATTAAGCCCACCAGATAACCAGCCATGGTGGAGAAATAACTCGAAAACAGAATTAACACCAAAGCCAACCCCAGCAAAATCACCAGCCACCGCTTCGGCAATCCCGCCTTCGCCCCAGCAAACTTCGTCCCCGTCAAATTCGCCCGACTAAAATTTGCCCCGCGTATATCACAACCACTGAAATCCGCCCCCGCTAAGTCCGCACTGCGAAAGTTACCGCCTCGCAAGGATTCCCCCCGGAAATCCCGCCGCCCGTTTTTGTACTGTTCAATAACTGCCGCTGCCTTCATCGCCTACGAAATTGCCATACTATGCCCTCAATCTTACTACAATTTAGAAAGCGGGTTTCCTGAGAGAATCCGATTGATACTCCCACCCCAGTGCTTCGGGATTCTTGGTTCAACGAGTCCACGTTCAAAAACCTGGCATTTTTATGGGCAATCGCGTCAGGTTCCACACCTCACGTTCTAGAATATATCTGGATTTCTCCCATAGATATCTAGTACAATAGCCGAAAACCCTTATCTATCAATGGATACACCCATTAACCTTTCTTAATCTACTCATGTTTAGGGTAATATTTCTTAATAGACGGGGATAGATTATATTTGCTAGAATTTCCTGACCGTAATTATCCTGTGCAAGAAAAGTAGATTTATTCAACCAGCCCTAGATAGAGAGCCATTTAAGTAGGGAGGCACAATTATTTGTAGGATGGGTTAGCGGTAGCGTAACATGAGCAGGCGTTGGGTTTCATGCTTCAACCCAACCTACGTTCATCTTATATTTAATTCCACCCACCCACTTAAGTAATTTTCTATGGAGAGTTAAATTATAAACCTCTTGCATAATTAATTTTTCAGGGTTCAAAAACGGCAAAAATAAGGATTAAATTGCATAAAATATGTAAATAGACCATTTAATGAATTATTATTCATTCTTAATTCTCCTGACTCCTGACTACTGGCTACTGACTCCTAACCCCAACAACAATTTTTGATTTTTACAAGAGGTCTTATGTCGTCAACTGCCTACGAAACTGATTATAATCAATGGCTAAAAGAGACGGTAAAACAGTTACGAGAGCGCAATTTTGAGCAGGTAGATTGGGATAATTTAATTGAAGAAATCGAGAGTATGGGGAAAAGTGATAGACGAGCTTTAATGAGTCTGTTAACCCGTCTTATCGAACATCTTTTAAAGCTGGCTTATTGGCAAGAAGAAAAAAAACGGTCAGGTAATCATTGGGCGGCAGAAATAGTCAATTTTCGCGCCCAAATTCAGCATCGTTTAGAAGATAGTCCCAGCTTACGGTCAGAATTAGCAGCCATGTATGATAAAGTTTATCCAGTGGCGATTAAATCGGTTTCTCAGCTTTTTTCCCTCAATTCAGACGCTCATATATCCCTCGAACAAACATTAGATGATAATTGGTTTCCCCCGGCTGAAAAATAGTTCTTAATTAGGAGTAATACTAAATCCGTTGAGTATAGGCTACTTATGAGTATAGGCAAAAGACAAAAGGGAGAATAAATAATCAGTCTTTAATAACCAGATTTAGTGTAATTTGCATAGTCAACA is a genomic window containing:
- a CDS encoding DUF29 domain-containing protein, encoding MSSTAYETDYNQWLKETVKQLRERNFEQVDWDNLIEEIESMGKSDRRALMSLLTRLIEHLLKLAYWQEEKKRSGNHWAAEIVNFRAQIQHRLEDSPSLRSELAAMYDKVYPVAIKSVSQLFSLNSDAHISLEQTLDDNWFPPAEK